Proteins encoded together in one Bradyrhizobium sp. PSBB068 window:
- a CDS encoding P1 family peptidase, with protein sequence MKNLLTDIAGVAVGHADDAVIASGVTAILFERPAVASIDVRGGGPGTREDALLSPHNVVEAIDAITLSGGSALGLDAAGGVQAWLAERGRGFRIRDAVIPIVPGAICFDLLNGGNKAWGRFPPYRDLGYAAANAASDDFELGSVGAGMGATTANLKGGLGSASDVTDDGVKVAALAVVNAVGSVAVGNGPWFWAAPFEVNSEFGGRGLPPSFTQDMLKPRLKGGTDATAAENTTLVVVVTDAQLTKPQARRLAMIAQTGMARAIYPVHAPLDGDVVFAAATGAKPVDPLFGLTKLGAIAANTVARAIARGVHSATPLPFPGALPSWRDRFG encoded by the coding sequence GTGAAAAACCTTCTCACCGATATTGCCGGCGTTGCCGTCGGCCACGCCGACGACGCGGTGATCGCCTCGGGCGTCACCGCGATCCTGTTCGAACGGCCGGCGGTCGCCTCGATCGATGTCCGCGGCGGCGGTCCGGGCACCCGCGAGGACGCGCTGCTGTCGCCGCATAATGTCGTCGAAGCGATCGACGCCATCACGCTGTCCGGCGGCTCCGCGCTTGGGCTCGATGCCGCCGGCGGCGTGCAGGCCTGGCTTGCCGAGCGCGGCCGCGGCTTTCGCATCCGCGACGCGGTGATCCCGATCGTGCCCGGCGCGATCTGCTTCGACCTGCTCAACGGCGGCAACAAGGCGTGGGGACGCTTTCCGCCCTATCGCGATCTCGGCTATGCGGCGGCGAATGCCGCCTCCGACGACTTCGAGCTCGGCAGCGTCGGCGCCGGCATGGGCGCGACAACAGCCAACCTCAAGGGCGGCCTCGGCTCGGCGTCTGATGTGACCGACGACGGCGTCAAGGTCGCAGCGCTCGCCGTGGTCAACGCGGTCGGCAGCGTCGCGGTCGGCAACGGCCCCTGGTTCTGGGCGGCGCCGTTCGAGGTGAACAGCGAGTTCGGCGGACGCGGCCTGCCACCCTCGTTCACACAGGACATGCTCAAGCCGCGGCTGAAGGGCGGCACGGACGCTACCGCCGCCGAGAACACGACGCTGGTCGTGGTCGTGACCGATGCGCAATTGACGAAACCGCAGGCGCGGCGGCTGGCGATGATCGCACAGACCGGCATGGCGCGCGCGATCTACCCAGTGCACGCCCCGCTCGATGGCGATGTGGTGTTTGCCGCCGCGACCGGTGCCAAGCCGGTCGATCCGCTGTTCGGGCTGACCAAGCTCGGTGCGATCGCCGCCAACACGGTGGCACGCGCGATCGCTCGCGGCGTCCATTCAGCGACCCCCCTGCCCTTCCCCGGCGCGCTGCCGAGCTGGCGGGACCGGTTCGGTTAG
- a CDS encoding EF-hand domain-containing protein, producing MLFAIGAASSAVDLLSSLMSSKSTTQTGSSTQGNQTTGLFDLSTATSTSSSTSGGSGAGTPQISPQTMSALLDAQSQATASTGTASTSTTPTSRSDALKDLFSLIDADGNGQITKTEFENALGAGGTNIAQADDVFSKLDKNGDGSVSLDEMSQALQGHKGGGHHHHHMESGSTDGSGSSGGSGGSSSDPLMQALDGATSTSVTNSDGSTTTTTTYADGSKVSMTTPATASANSSANSSSAGNKATSSYNFIEQLIQRQSQAISAQASSSLSVSA from the coding sequence ATGTTATTTGCCATTGGCGCTGCGTCATCCGCCGTCGATCTTTTGAGCTCGCTGATGTCGTCGAAGTCGACGACCCAGACCGGGAGCTCCACCCAGGGAAATCAGACCACCGGGCTGTTCGACCTCTCGACCGCGACATCGACGTCGAGCAGCACCAGCGGCGGATCGGGCGCCGGCACCCCGCAGATTTCGCCGCAGACCATGAGTGCGCTGCTCGACGCGCAGAGCCAGGCGACCGCTTCGACCGGCACGGCTTCAACCAGCACAACGCCGACCAGCCGGTCGGATGCGCTGAAGGACCTGTTCTCGCTGATCGACGCCGACGGCAACGGCCAGATCACCAAGACCGAATTCGAGAACGCGCTCGGCGCCGGCGGTACCAACATCGCGCAGGCCGACGATGTGTTCTCCAAGCTCGACAAGAACGGCGACGGCAGCGTCAGCCTCGACGAGATGTCGCAGGCCTTGCAGGGCCACAAGGGCGGCGGCCATCATCACCATCACATGGAAAGCGGCTCGACCGATGGATCCGGCTCGAGCGGCGGCTCGGGTGGCTCGAGCTCCGATCCGCTGATGCAGGCGCTGGACGGCGCAACCTCGACCTCGGTGACCAACAGCGACGGCTCGACCACCACGACGACGACCTATGCCGACGGCTCCAAGGTGTCGATGACGACGCCGGCCACGGCGTCGGCCAACAGCAGCGCGAATTCGTCTTCCGCCGGCAACAAGGCCACCTCGTCCTACAATTTCATCGAGCAGCTGATCCAGCGCCAGTCGCAGGCGATCTCGGCCCAGGCCTCATCGTCGCTGTCGGTCAGCGCGTAG
- a CDS encoding ribulose-phosphate 3-epimerase: MTQPFTPRPLIIAPSILASDFSKLGEEVRAVDQAGADWIHLDVMDGHFVPNISYGPDVIKAMRPHTKKVFDAHLMISPCDPYLEAFAKAGCDHITVHAEAGPHLHRSLQAIRALGKKAGVSINPATPASAIEYVLDLIDLVLVMSVNPGFGGQAFIRSAIGKISDVRAMVAGRPIDIEVDGGVAPDVAGQLAAAGANAFVAGSAVFKGGTLEAYKTNIAAIRHAAAEARGEAI, translated from the coding sequence ATGACTCAGCCATTCACCCCGCGTCCCCTCATCATCGCTCCGTCGATCCTGGCGTCGGATTTCTCAAAGCTCGGCGAGGAGGTCCGCGCCGTCGACCAGGCCGGCGCCGACTGGATCCATCTCGACGTGATGGACGGACACTTTGTGCCGAACATTTCCTACGGCCCTGATGTCATCAAGGCGATGCGGCCGCACACCAAGAAGGTGTTCGACGCGCATCTGATGATCTCGCCCTGCGACCCCTATCTCGAGGCCTTCGCCAAGGCGGGCTGCGACCACATCACCGTGCATGCCGAGGCGGGCCCGCATCTGCATCGCTCGCTGCAGGCGATCCGCGCGCTCGGCAAGAAGGCCGGTGTCTCGATCAATCCGGCGACGCCGGCGAGCGCGATCGAATATGTGCTCGACCTGATCGACCTCGTGCTTGTCATGTCGGTCAATCCCGGCTTCGGCGGCCAGGCCTTCATCCGCTCGGCGATCGGCAAGATCTCTGACGTCAGGGCGATGGTCGCGGGCCGCCCGATCGACATCGAGGTCGATGGCGGCGTGGCGCCCGACGTCGCGGGCCAGCTCGCCGCCGCCGGCGCCAATGCCTTCGTCGCGGGCTCCGCGGTGTTCAAGGGCGGCACGCTCGAGGCCTACAAGACCAACATCGCCGCGATCCGCCACGCCGCGGCCGAGGCGCGCGGCGAAGCGATTTAG
- a CDS encoding protein kinase: MAALTMQPGAEIDGFTIGERVHRGGMATLWTVTHPGINVPLLMKVPLTSEGEDPAAIVSFEMEQMILPRLSGPHVPACFGTGDFERQAYVVMERIPGQTLYKRLDALPLPYDEVRVIGGKVAAALASLHRQNVIHHDIKPSSIMFRERGEAVLIDFGLSHHQHLPDLLQEEFRLPYGTAPYMAPERLLGVRDDPRSDLFSLGVLLYFFTTGVRPFGETESLRGMRRRLWRDPTPPRELKPDYPPWLQEIVLRCLEIDPAARYPTAAQLAFDLGHPEQVKLTARAQRLKRDPLSTVWRRRFNLGAAPPQPKSNVAVQLASSPIVAVALDLGEGTEALNETIRVTAEQVLSTSPSARLACVNVLKLNRLAIDRSHDEQGQNKHVDRLVALQHWARPFRLEEGRLTVHVLEAIDPAAAILEFAAVNLVDHIIVGARQSSMRRALLGSVSAQVAGEAPCTVTVVRPSRLAAMDTGDAAADAAPTPPALF, translated from the coding sequence ATGGCGGCGCTGACGATGCAGCCCGGCGCCGAGATAGATGGCTTCACCATCGGCGAGCGCGTGCACCGTGGCGGCATGGCGACGCTGTGGACGGTCACCCATCCGGGCATCAACGTGCCGCTGCTGATGAAGGTACCGCTCACCTCGGAAGGCGAGGATCCGGCCGCGATCGTCAGCTTCGAGATGGAGCAGATGATCCTGCCGCGGCTGTCGGGGCCGCACGTGCCGGCCTGCTTCGGGACCGGCGATTTCGAACGCCAGGCCTATGTGGTGATGGAGCGCATCCCCGGCCAAACGCTCTACAAGCGGCTCGACGCGCTGCCGTTGCCGTACGACGAGGTGCGGGTGATCGGCGGCAAGGTCGCCGCCGCGCTCGCCAGCCTGCACCGGCAGAACGTCATCCATCACGACATCAAGCCGAGCAGCATCATGTTCCGCGAGCGCGGCGAGGCGGTGCTGATTGATTTCGGCCTCTCGCATCACCAGCATCTGCCCGATCTGCTGCAGGAGGAGTTTCGGCTGCCTTACGGCACCGCGCCCTACATGGCGCCGGAGCGCCTGCTCGGCGTCCGCGACGATCCGCGCAGCGACCTGTTTTCGCTCGGCGTGCTGCTCTATTTCTTCACCACCGGCGTCCGCCCGTTCGGCGAGACCGAGAGCCTGCGCGGCATGCGCCGGCGGCTGTGGCGCGATCCCACTCCGCCGCGCGAGCTCAAGCCCGACTATCCGCCCTGGCTGCAGGAGATCGTGCTGCGCTGTCTGGAGATCGACCCGGCCGCGCGCTACCCGACTGCGGCGCAGCTCGCGTTCGATCTCGGCCATCCAGAGCAGGTCAAGCTGACGGCTCGGGCGCAGCGGCTCAAACGCGACCCGCTGAGTACGGTCTGGCGCCGCCGTTTCAATCTCGGCGCGGCGCCGCCGCAGCCGAAGTCCAACGTCGCGGTGCAGCTCGCATCGAGCCCGATCGTTGCCGTTGCGCTCGATCTCGGCGAGGGTACCGAGGCGCTGAACGAGACCATCCGCGTCACCGCCGAGCAGGTGTTGTCGACCTCGCCGTCGGCGCGGCTCGCCTGCGTGAATGTGTTAAAGCTCAATCGCCTCGCGATCGACCGCAGCCACGACGAGCAGGGCCAGAACAAGCATGTCGACCGCCTGGTGGCGCTCCAGCATTGGGCACGCCCGTTCCGGCTCGAGGAGGGGCGGCTGACCGTGCATGTCCTGGAGGCGATCGATCCGGCCGCCGCCATCCTGGAATTCGCCGCGGTCAATCTGGTCGACCACATCATCGTCGGCGCGCGGCAGTCCTCGATGCGGCGCGCGCTGCTCGGCAGCGTGTCTGCCCAGGTCGCCGGGGAAGCGCCGTGCACCGTGACCGTGGTGCGGCCGTCGCGGTTGGCCGCGATGGATACGGGCGACGCCGCGGCGGATGCCGCGCCGACGCCCCCCGCTTTGTTCTAA
- a CDS encoding metallophosphoesterase family protein produces the protein MRLALLADIHANRQAFAACLDAARARGAERLICLGDIVGYGADPEWAVDTAMDLVANGGIAVRGNHDNAIGEPSDSMNADAQAAIDWTRNRLSAEQKAFLAGLPILRAEDNRLYVHSEASDPAKWRYVRDTSDAARSMMATELQITFCGHIHRPGLYSMSSTAKMTSFVPTSGVPVQLLTGRRWLAVLGSVGQPRDGDPAASFAMFDTASREITYHRVPYDVATAAARIKANGLPLWLADRLSIGR, from the coding sequence ATGCGGCTTGCACTGCTTGCGGATATCCATGCCAACCGGCAGGCCTTCGCCGCCTGCCTGGATGCCGCGCGTGCGCGCGGCGCGGAGCGGCTGATCTGCCTCGGCGATATCGTCGGTTACGGCGCCGATCCCGAATGGGCCGTCGACACGGCGATGGACCTCGTCGCCAACGGCGGGATTGCGGTGCGCGGTAATCATGACAATGCGATCGGCGAGCCCAGCGACAGCATGAATGCCGATGCGCAGGCCGCCATCGACTGGACTCGCAATCGGCTCAGCGCCGAGCAGAAGGCCTTCCTCGCCGGCCTGCCGATCCTACGCGCGGAGGACAACCGGCTCTACGTGCATTCCGAGGCCTCCGACCCCGCGAAATGGCGCTATGTCCGCGACACGTCGGATGCCGCGCGCAGCATGATGGCAACCGAATTGCAGATCACCTTCTGCGGCCACATCCATCGTCCCGGCCTCTACTCGATGTCCTCGACGGCGAAGATGACGAGCTTCGTTCCGACCTCGGGCGTGCCCGTACAGCTTCTGACCGGGCGGCGCTGGCTTGCGGTGCTCGGCTCGGTCGGCCAGCCGCGCGACGGCGATCCGGCGGCGTCGTTTGCGATGTTCGACACGGCAAGCCGCGAGATCACCTATCATCGCGTGCCCTACGACGTCGCGACCGCCGCGGCACGCATCAAGGCGAATGGCCTGCCGCTCTGGCTCGCCGACCGCTTGTCGATCGGCAGGTGA
- a CDS encoding TetR family transcriptional regulator translates to MNEAVVLTPERILEATEDVLRRYGLTKATVVDVARALDVSHGSVYRHFPSKASLRDAVAKRWLDRANEPLCKLAAGDGPAPERLEKWLRTAFSIKQKKVCDDPEMFATYLALAQGAREVVEAYKDKQVDLIAKILSDGVAQGVFEMDDVKTTARAVFDATVRYHHPAHAEEWAKPECPSRIDALIALLLRGVRVCKH, encoded by the coding sequence ATGAACGAGGCGGTGGTTTTGACACCCGAGCGGATTCTCGAGGCAACTGAGGATGTCTTGAGACGCTACGGGTTGACCAAGGCCACCGTTGTCGACGTGGCCCGTGCGCTGGATGTCAGCCACGGCAGCGTCTACCGCCATTTCCCCAGCAAGGCCTCGCTGCGCGACGCGGTCGCCAAACGCTGGCTGGACCGCGCCAACGAGCCGCTCTGCAAGCTCGCAGCCGGCGACGGCCCGGCGCCGGAACGGCTGGAGAAATGGCTGCGCACCGCCTTCTCGATCAAGCAGAAGAAGGTCTGCGACGATCCGGAGATGTTCGCGACCTACCTTGCGCTGGCGCAGGGCGCGCGCGAGGTGGTGGAAGCCTACAAGGACAAGCAGGTCGACCTGATCGCGAAAATCCTGTCCGACGGCGTCGCGCAGGGTGTGTTCGAGATGGACGACGTCAAGACGACGGCGCGCGCCGTGTTCGACGCGACCGTCCGCTACCATCACCCGGCGCATGCCGAGGAATGGGCCAAGCCGGAATGCCCGTCACGGATCGATGCCCTGATCGCCCTGCTGCTGCGCGGCGTGCGGGTGTGCAAGCACTAG
- a CDS encoding MotA/TolQ/ExbB proton channel family protein has product MNAKVGAAAASAGTDAAERSVLLLWMIFTGLSVFAAFLLWRYGLIRLMVSSDRTYISSVIAVLYVVTCVHCFWRTRAIAREGEVARSCRTILAAPDGAKVLVPDARGLPGGLVTDHIKSLVQKADAQAKGRIDQTLLLRTLADRLRGSNGFGAFVSDTLMKLGLLGTIIGFIIMLAPIASLDAADKVAMKSSMGLMSDGMAVAMYTTLAGLIGSILVRIQYYMLDSATQRVFSDAVVLTETHVTPALERRLGTPP; this is encoded by the coding sequence ATGAATGCCAAGGTCGGCGCCGCGGCCGCTTCGGCCGGCACGGATGCGGCGGAGCGCAGCGTGCTGCTGCTCTGGATGATCTTCACCGGTCTTTCGGTGTTCGCCGCCTTCCTGCTGTGGCGCTACGGGCTGATCCGCCTGATGGTCAGTTCCGACCGCACCTACATTTCCAGCGTCATCGCGGTGCTCTACGTCGTCACCTGCGTCCATTGCTTCTGGCGGACGCGGGCGATCGCGCGGGAAGGCGAGGTGGCGCGGTCCTGCCGCACGATCCTCGCCGCGCCTGACGGCGCCAAGGTTCTTGTACCGGATGCGCGCGGCTTGCCCGGTGGCCTCGTCACCGATCACATCAAGAGCCTGGTTCAGAAGGCCGACGCGCAAGCCAAAGGCCGCATCGACCAGACCCTGCTGCTGCGGACGCTGGCGGATCGCTTGCGCGGGTCGAACGGCTTCGGCGCCTTCGTCTCCGACACGCTGATGAAGCTCGGCCTGCTCGGCACCATCATCGGCTTCATCATCATGCTGGCGCCGATCGCCTCGCTCGATGCCGCCGACAAGGTCGCGATGAAATCCTCGATGGGGCTGATGAGCGACGGCATGGCGGTTGCGATGTACACGACGCTGGCCGGGTTGATCGGGTCGATCCTGGTCCGGATCCAGTACTACATGCTGGATTCCGCGACCCAGCGGGTGTTCTCCGATGCCGTCGTGCTGACCGAGACGCACGTCACGCCCGCTCTCGAACGTCGCCTTGGTACGCCGCCATGA
- a CDS encoding HAMP domain-containing protein, with protein sequence MRLVLQLVARLLVIVALCLGAATVWATIDAYRSVDRATSASAERVSQALEALYWRELLLRSNRMREQLLPAPDWRTIETMGLIAPGICVQFEPAGAFERPLCGQSKGIGQAPPRWFAATVQAVLGDHATVERPISARATTAGAVRAIADPEAATALAWRHILDNIHVALLMALAIALLASLAIAHTLAPAHSIVSALRRMADGEYRTPLPRIRSMELAMIGRAVGDLGDRLAQAEEERTLLTRRLLEIRSDERRALARELHDEFGQNLTAILAFATTIEASAGDEYAAGTEIAQDARMISQATRRIIACLRDTLNRLRHPPAEELGLEASLVALVDSWRSRATQPQIQLDLQGDLADISGTVAVTAYRVAQECLTNALRHSSAREIVLRIERRSGTENALLVRVEDDGGGDAAKVAQSAGFGLTGVSERVAALGGSLSIARASRGLSVAATIPLAA encoded by the coding sequence ATGCGCCTCGTGCTTCAACTGGTCGCCCGCCTGCTCGTCATCGTCGCGCTGTGCCTTGGCGCCGCCACCGTCTGGGCCACGATCGATGCCTATCGCAGCGTCGATCGCGCCACGTCGGCGTCCGCCGAGCGAGTTTCGCAGGCACTGGAGGCGCTGTACTGGCGCGAATTGCTGCTGCGCAGCAACCGGATGCGGGAACAGCTGCTGCCGGCGCCGGACTGGCGCACCATCGAAACCATGGGCCTGATCGCACCCGGGATCTGCGTGCAGTTCGAACCGGCCGGCGCCTTCGAGAGGCCGCTCTGCGGCCAGAGCAAGGGGATCGGCCAGGCGCCGCCGCGCTGGTTCGCGGCCACGGTGCAGGCGGTGCTCGGCGATCACGCCACCGTCGAGCGGCCGATCAGCGCCCGCGCCACGACCGCGGGAGCCGTCCGCGCCATCGCCGATCCGGAGGCCGCGACCGCGCTCGCCTGGCGGCACATCCTGGACAACATCCATGTCGCGCTGCTGATGGCGCTCGCCATCGCGCTGCTCGCGTCGCTCGCGATCGCGCATACGCTGGCGCCCGCCCACTCGATCGTGTCGGCGCTGCGGCGCATGGCCGACGGCGAGTATCGTACGCCGCTGCCGCGCATCCGATCGATGGAGCTCGCGATGATCGGACGCGCCGTCGGCGATCTCGGCGATCGCCTGGCGCAGGCCGAGGAGGAGCGCACGCTGCTGACCCGGCGGCTGCTCGAAATCCGCAGCGACGAGCGTCGCGCGCTGGCCCGTGAGCTGCATGACGAGTTCGGCCAGAATCTCACCGCGATCCTGGCCTTCGCCACCACGATCGAGGCGAGCGCCGGCGACGAATACGCCGCCGGCACTGAAATCGCGCAGGACGCGCGGATGATCTCGCAGGCCACGCGCCGCATCATCGCCTGCCTGCGTGACACGTTGAACCGGTTGCGCCATCCGCCGGCCGAGGAGCTCGGGCTGGAGGCAAGCCTGGTCGCCCTCGTCGACAGCTGGCGGTCGCGCGCGACGCAGCCGCAGATCCAGCTCGATCTGCAGGGCGACCTCGCCGACATCAGCGGCACGGTCGCGGTCACTGCCTATCGCGTCGCGCAGGAATGCCTGACCAACGCGCTGCGCCACAGCTCGGCGCGCGAGATCGTGCTGCGGATCGAACGGCGCAGCGGAACTGAAAACGCGCTGCTGGTGCGGGTCGAGGATGACGGCGGCGGCGATGCCGCCAAGGTGGCGCAGTCGGCGGGCTTCGGCCTCACCGGCGTCAGCGAGCGCGTCGCAGCACTCGGCGGTTCGCTGTCGATCGCGCGCGCCAGCCGCGGCCTCTCCGTCGCCGCCACGATCCCGCTCGCCGCCTGA
- a CDS encoding response regulator transcription factor, whose product MTTAKTTATLRGISILLVDDHPVVRQGYRRVLEHQDDFRVVAEADNAANAYRAFKSHGPDVVVMDISMPGASGLEAIRNIRARDADARILVFSMHSEAAQVKAAFGAGASGFVTKGSEPAELIAAIRSVARGEHAMSDDVARVLALESLVPTRSALDQLGEREIEILRQFAAGSTKEQIAANLNLSTKTVQNYHYLIKAKTGMRTDAQLVRLAVECGLANL is encoded by the coding sequence ATGACGACCGCGAAAACCACCGCAACCCTCCGGGGCATCTCGATCCTGCTGGTGGACGATCATCCCGTGGTCCGCCAGGGCTACCGGCGCGTGCTCGAGCATCAGGACGATTTCCGCGTGGTCGCCGAGGCCGACAACGCCGCCAACGCCTACCGTGCGTTCAAGTCGCACGGCCCCGATGTGGTGGTGATGGACATCTCGATGCCCGGCGCGAGCGGCCTGGAGGCAATCCGCAACATCCGCGCGCGCGATGCCGACGCCCGCATCCTGGTCTTCAGCATGCACAGCGAGGCCGCCCAGGTGAAGGCGGCATTCGGCGCCGGCGCCTCCGGCTTCGTCACCAAGGGCAGCGAGCCGGCCGAGCTGATCGCGGCGATCCGCTCGGTGGCGCGCGGCGAGCACGCGATGAGCGACGACGTCGCGCGGGTGCTCGCGCTGGAGAGCCTGGTGCCGACCAGATCGGCGCTCGACCAGCTCGGCGAGCGGGAGATCGAGATCCTGCGGCAGTTCGCGGCCGGCAGCACCAAGGAGCAGATCGCCGCCAACCTCAACCTCAGCACCAAAACCGTGCAGAACTACCATTATCTGATCAAGGCCAAGACCGGGATGCGGACCGACGCCCAGCTGGTCCGCCTCGCCGTCGAATGCGGCCTGGCGAACCTCTAA
- a CDS encoding adenylosuccinate lyase, producing the protein MIPRYARPEMASIWEPQTRFKIWFEIEAHAADALAELGVIPKEAAKTIWAKGKDATFDVARIDEIERETKHDVIAFLTHLAEIVGPEARFVHQGMTSSDVLDTCLNVQLKRAADLLIADLDRVLAALKTRAFEHKMTPTIGRSHGIHAEPVTFGLKLAYAHAEFARARARLVAARDEISTCAISGAVGTFAQIDPRVEEHVAKAMGLRPEPVSTQVIPRDRHAMYFATLGVIAASVERLAVEVRHLQRTEVLEAEEFFSEGQKGSSAMPHKRNPVLSENLSGLSRMVRAYVTPALENVPLWHERDISHSSAERMMGPDATVTLDFALVRLAGLIEKLLVYPQNMQKNLDRLGGLVHSQRVLIALTQKGASREDAYKFVQRNAMPVWRGEGDFQTLLKNDPDVTKYMTDAEIEEKFDLGYHLKHVDTIFKRVFGEA; encoded by the coding sequence ATGATCCCCCGCTATGCCCGCCCGGAAATGGCCTCCATCTGGGAGCCGCAAACGCGTTTCAAGATCTGGTTCGAGATCGAGGCGCATGCCGCCGACGCGCTGGCCGAGCTCGGCGTGATCCCCAAGGAAGCCGCCAAGACGATCTGGGCCAAGGGCAAGGACGCCACCTTCGATGTGGCGCGAATCGACGAGATCGAGCGCGAGACCAAGCACGACGTCATCGCCTTCCTGACCCACCTCGCGGAGATCGTCGGCCCCGAGGCGCGCTTCGTGCACCAGGGCATGACCTCCTCCGACGTGCTCGACACCTGCCTCAATGTCCAGCTCAAGCGCGCCGCCGACCTGCTGATCGCCGATCTCGACCGGGTGCTGGCGGCGCTGAAGACCCGCGCCTTCGAGCACAAGATGACGCCGACCATCGGCCGCTCGCACGGCATCCATGCCGAGCCGGTCACCTTCGGCCTCAAGCTCGCCTATGCCCATGCCGAGTTCGCCCGCGCCCGCGCCCGGCTGGTCGCCGCGCGCGACGAGATTTCGACCTGCGCGATTTCGGGCGCGGTCGGCACCTTTGCGCAGATCGATCCGCGGGTCGAAGAGCACGTTGCGAAAGCGATGGGGCTGCGGCCGGAGCCAGTCTCGACCCAAGTGATCCCGCGCGACCGCCACGCGATGTATTTTGCCACGCTCGGCGTGATCGCCGCGTCGGTCGAACGGCTCGCGGTGGAGGTGCGCCATCTGCAGCGCACCGAGGTGCTGGAAGCCGAGGAGTTCTTCTCCGAGGGCCAGAAGGGCTCGTCGGCAATGCCGCACAAGCGCAATCCGGTGCTGTCGGAAAATCTCTCCGGCCTGTCGCGCATGGTGCGCGCCTATGTGACGCCGGCACTGGAGAACGTCCCGCTGTGGCATGAGCGCGACATCTCGCACTCCTCGGCCGAGCGCATGATGGGCCCCGATGCCACCGTCACGCTCGACTTCGCGCTGGTCCGGCTCGCCGGCCTGATCGAGAAGCTGCTGGTCTATCCGCAGAACATGCAGAAGAACCTCGACCGGCTCGGCGGCCTGGTGCACTCGCAGCGCGTGCTGATCGCGCTGACCCAGAAGGGCGCCAGCCGCGAGGACGCCTACAAATTCGTGCAGCGCAACGCGATGCCGGTGTGGCGTGGCGAAGGCGACTTCCAGACGCTGCTGAAGAACGACCCCGACGTGACGAAATACATGACCGATGCCGAGATCGAGGAGAAGTTCGACCTTGGCTATCACCTCAAGCACGTCGACACAATTTTCAAGCGGGTGTTCGGCGAGGCCTGA